ATGGGAAAAGCTGACCACCACCGATATCATTCTGATTGACGGTCATCAAATCCCCGTCAGCCTTGCCATCACCCAACAAGCCACCAATATTCCCACCGTCCTAGATGGGGGCAGTTGGAAACCTGGCCTAGAGACCCTTCTGCCCTATATCAATTACGCTATTTGCTCCGCCGACTTCCATCCCCCTGGCTGTGAGGATATTCAAGCCACGGTGGAGTACTTTAAACAGACCCTGCCAGACCCCGCTCATATTGCCATTACCCAGGGCAATCAACCCATTCTTTACTGGGATGATACCGAAGGGTCCGTACCCGTCCCGCAAATTACCCCCGTTGATACCTTAGGGGCAGGCGATATCTTTCATGGCGCTTTTTGCCACTTTATCTTGCACAGCGATTTCCCCCAGGCTTTAGCCCAATCTGCTCACGTGGCATCAGCCGCTTGCCAATTCTTTGGCACTCGGGCTTGGATGCAATCCCATTAAACTGGGCACCCTTTGGGCATAACTCCGGTCTATAGGATTAGACATTCTCCTCCCCCCTACAAAGCATGAAGCAGATAACGTTTAGACTTGGGCAACTTCTTGTGATGGGGGTGGTTTCCCTTAGCTTTGATCTGCCGATGGCTTCGGTGCGATCGCAACCCATTAGATCGCAACCCGTATCCCAAACCTCTTCAAGCCAAACCGCAACCGTCCAATTCCCCCAAGCCGACCAAAACCAGCTCACTCAGCTTCTCCAGCAAGCGCCCCACCTCCTGCAGCAGCCTTGGCCACAACTCCTCCAAGCCCTGGCCGCCAAATTTGAAGGGGCAGCCTATAAGGGGGGACTCCTGGATCAAAGCCCCAAAGAAGAATTAGTCCTCTCCCTTAGCCAGTTCGACTGTGTCCTCTTTGTCGAAACCGTCCTCGCCATTGCCCGCACCCTAACCGTTGAGGAACCTTCTCCCCAAGTCTTTAG
The genomic region above belongs to Acaryochloris sp. CCMEE 5410 and contains:
- a CDS encoding PfkB family carbohydrate kinase, translated to MTNTGLFIGLSTLDMIYLASGPPQANQKLVAQDSLISAGGPATNAAATFAHLSNTAHLLTAWGQHPITQLMRSDLASVSPSILHTDLTPTQTQSPPVSSIVVTQTTGERAVISLNAQRQIAQPDQIPQDLWEKLTTTDIILIDGHQIPVSLAITQQATNIPTVLDGGSWKPGLETLLPYINYAICSADFHPPGCEDIQATVEYFKQTLPDPAHIAITQGNQPILYWDDTEGSVPVPQITPVDTLGAGDIFHGAFCHFILHSDFPQALAQSAHVASAACQFFGTRAWMQSH